The genomic segment tcaattttaacTTTAAATTTATCCAATCTAGCGGCATCTCCACGCAAAATTCTTGTGTACCATAGttgtttcaattccttttccaaTCTTGAAGGCAGACCTGGATACATACTAGAACCACCAGAAAGCACAATTGCTCTGTAAAGACTGCTCCTAATGTCCACATCTGCAGATTGTATTGTGTTAAATAATAGTTCACCGATACCAGGTTGTTCCACGTCCACCAAATCCGGTTGAAATAGACATTCTGGAGcttcaaatctttcttgACCCACTTTAATAACTCTACCATCAGGTAATTCATAATTTTCCACCAAAACAGTTGTTTCTCTAGCCAGTTTGGTATCTAGATTTAAATCATAAGACACATAAgataatttttcctttattTGACGAACAGTCTCAAAATCTGCACTTCTGTTAAATGCATAACCACGGCGGGAAAGCAAATCAATCAGATGTCTAGTGACATCTCTACCTGCTACATCTAGTCTTCTTGTTAAATGGTTTAGAACCACAGACTCGTAAACTGGAACGATGTGTGTGACACCATCACCAGAATCCACAACCACACCGGAAGACAGACCTTGAGCGTACAACGCTAAGACAGCTTGAATTGCCACATAAACGCCGCCAAAATCATACTTTTCAAACATTACTTCACACATCAATTCTCTATTCTTCAATGGATTCATGGGTGGTTCAGTAAGTAAAATCTTCCCACCAGAAGTTGATGGGAATTTCATCTGGTTGTAAAAGGCGTAATCCCAAAGATGTTCCATATCCTGCCAATTTCTAATGATACCATTTTCCATGGGGTAAGATATTTGTAAATATGAACGTACATCGCTTGCTTCTTCACCAATCATAATATCCTTCAAAGGAGTTGAAATGCTACCACGTTCCTCAGCTCTTAGAATAGGTCTACCAACAATAGAGGGGAACGTGTAATCTGGGAAATTCTCCCCAGCACGTCCAATTTTGACGAAACCAGTACCTTGGTCGAGGActacaatttatcaaacGTTAGTATATTAGATCTAATTGAATCTATCCCCTCAAGGACGGTTAAAAGGGGAGGAACAAATGCATATTGACATACCAATTGGACTATGTGGATCCATCTGCAATTAACTAAATGGCTCAATATTGACCCTAAGGAGCGCTTAAAGCTTCAATTCTGCCTAAATCTTTGACTATTTAACTGTTCATTCTATAACTTTACATTTAGAGAAGTTGGGccccttttcaaaatagcGGTGTCATTTCGTTGTTAGTGACAACAATCATAATCACGTGACACGTACTAGAAATTATCATATATCTattttagccgccgaaaGGTCGTAATACAGATTTcttagaaaaaaaaaaaaaaaaaaaaaaaaaaaaaaaagaaaggaaGGAAAATAGTAAGAGCCGGCAATCAAAAACCTTCAGCATTTAATTTATAGTACATCCACTTTTATGTGGTTCGTAATATATCACAAGGTGCTCCATATTAAAATCGCTTCTTGAGGATTCTGGATCCTATGGACTATACTAGACCTTGTTTCTTCAACTCTTCGTAAACTTGCTGTGTCATAACATTcccttcttcatcctctacCTCAATATCACGAGAACTCGTAGTATTGTTGCCAGATATACGTTTCCACAAATTCTGGGCTTCCTCAATACTTGTAATAGATCTAAATGCATCTGAAGCTTCAATACCCAAACATTTTAGATGGAATAAGTGTGTTGGTTCAGTAAAGTGTCTTTCAAACATGCGACGACCTCTGTAAGTTTGATTACCACAAATTTCACACGAGTAAGTAACATCCAACCCTTGTAATTTATAAAGCCATAGAGGAATAGGTAATCCATCTAACCCAAGAGGGAGTTCTATACCAccattcatctttttttctgaTGGGGTATCCACcgaatcttctttttcttcaatttctttttcatcaggAGCATAATCTGGTCCCTCGTATATTCTAGCTAGCCTGGACATTTCCTCCATTCTCTCCTCTGTGGTGAAAGCCATCTTACGCTCCACAAAACCTCTGGTGCGTTCCAACTGTCcttgtaaaatctttaaataTCGATGAAGCTTGTATTCAGCCTGCAGTTTGGTGAATCTTTTATCTCGATTGTTTCTGTGATGCTTACCAGTTAAATGACTTTGGAAAACCGTCGGAGTCTTGAACCATTTCCCGCACGCTACACAGTACAGCCCATGATTAGATTTATATATTGGCATCCTCAAgtattcttcaaaatctgaTTCCATCCTCTGGGATAAAATGGTGGAATTAACCAATACGTAAACTTTGGcgaaaaattgttccacatATTGAAATAATTCTATTAAAAACTGTCCATacctttcattttttctatCCATAGGTGGTGACAACAAATATTCAGaaggatcaagaaatttttgtaaaacaTCAAAGAACTGTAAGTATGAGCAATCTGCTCTTTTAATCACATTTAACCACTGACtatgaaatttttccagGTCCAGGAGATCACCATATTGCTCATCTCTCGTAAATATCTGATTCAAATCTAGATCTCTTGCGCTTTCAGAAAGAATAGTCGACTTGGAGAAAGTGGCGGAAAACATCTCATGATTGACAATATTTTCGTTGATATCTAGTGCCAGTCCCTCTTGATCTTCATATTTAGAATTTATTTGATCCACTGCTTCTCtgaatttatcaaaattaatttcttcgtCTCTATAGTCCTCCACATCAACGGTCCCATTTACACCACTTAATTCTTTCTGTTTATCAAGAGCTTGTGAAAGGAACAGATTAATCTCATGTTGTTGAGTAACTAACTGCTTTCGACTTCTCTTAGTTCTTTTACTCTTGTAGATCCTATTGACTGCCATTGCAGTAGTTGAAGGCAGTTCGATGCCGCCATCT from the Zygosaccharomyces rouxii strain CBS732 chromosome B complete sequence genome contains:
- the ARP2 gene encoding actin-related protein 2 (highly similar to uniprot|P32381 Saccharomyces cerevisiae YDL029W ARP2 Essential component of the Arp2/3 complex which is a highly conserved actin nucleation center required for the motility and integrity of actin patches involved in endocytosis and membrane growth and polarity), producing MDPHSPIVLDQGTGFVKIGRAGENFPDYTFPSIVGRPILRAEERGSISTPLKDIMIGEEASDVRSYLQISYPMENGIIRNWQDMEHLWDYAFYNQMKFPSTSGGKILLTEPPMNPLKNRELMCEVMFEKYDFGGVYVAIQAVLALYAQGLSSGVVVDSGDGVTHIVPVYESVVLNHLTRRLDVAGRDVTRHLIDLLSRRGYAFNRSADFETVRQIKEKLSYVSYDLNLDTKLARETTVLVENYELPDGRVIKVGQERFEAPECLFQPDLVDVEQPGIGELLFNTIQSADVDIRSSLYRAIVLSGGSSMYPGLPSRLEKELKQLWYTRILRGDAARLDKFKVKIEDPPRRKHMVFIGGAVLASIMAEKDHMWLTKEEWHESGPAAMAKFGPR
- the PRP9 gene encoding SF3a splicing factor complex subunit PRP9 (similar to uniprot|P19736 Saccharomyces cerevisiae YDL030W PRP9 Subunit of the SF3a splicing factor complex required for spliceosome assembly) — protein: MTTLETRRQLLEGLEIIEDAISQRFGRNPELYYSNITKQVLIDGGIELPSTTAMAVNRIYKSKRTKRSRKQLVTQQHEINLFLSQALDKQKELSGVNGTVDVEDYRDEEINFDKFREAVDQINSKYEDQEGLALDINENIVNHEMFSATFSKSTILSESARDLDLNQIFTRDEQYGDLLDLEKFHSQWLNVIKRADCSYLQFFDVLQKFLDPSEYLLSPPMDRKNERYGQFLIELFQYVEQFFAKVYVLVNSTILSQRMESDFEEYLRMPIYKSNHGLYCVACGKWFKTPTVFQSHLTGKHHRNNRDKRFTKLQAEYKLHRYLKILQGQLERTRGFVERKMAFTTEERMEEMSRLARIYEGPDYAPDEKEIEEKEDSVDTPSEKKMNGGIELPLGLDGLPIPLWLYKLQGLDVTYSCEICGNQTYRGRRMFERHFTEPTHLFHLKCLGIEASDAFRSITSIEEAQNLWKRISGNNTTSSRDIEVEDEEGNVMTQQVYEELKKQGLV